One genomic window of Bradyrhizobium sp. B124 includes the following:
- a CDS encoding carbohydrate porin has product MLAQAANEPGPKSGTTDRASKRRIQTASDPATKVRIGMIGQAIRSRAWAPAVGPGVSLDKRDNANGAAQARTQKTTEPFARYENLREKGLWLNIPGPADTIDQDRHGIRSALADVGIGYIGWTHNIFANNQLPNASRSSIANQLYMGQNPTFATANFMIVTYDLSRFGIPDGQIVVGAEQQYWTWKSPGPDRVGLNTLAYYQTLFDRKLEFKLGYLRNQNEFTGTLFGGISGSNMFALFQAGMSTNPAPTPAVNLQYNLDDRLYNKVSVQRSISPDGPYAQIAENPSGLNWSTANAGILFVDELGYKSKAAAGVPDTWLRAGVGFNTSHYKNLADPDQQRESGNNFHYIAADKQLSQSDAEGAPSRGIYGGFSVMGAPPDLNRISRYYELRLYAKGPFDSRPGDLIALVATNTAWSKFAVDAALAKGQLAHRDTTAITGTYTAHLAPGIYASVGLSYIHNPASVTHTPQTEHALNLLVSTLIFF; this is encoded by the coding sequence ATGCTGGCACAAGCCGCTAACGAACCTGGTCCCAAGAGCGGTACTACGGATCGGGCCAGCAAACGAAGAATTCAAACAGCGTCCGATCCAGCGACAAAGGTCCGGATCGGCATGATCGGTCAGGCAATCCGCTCTCGAGCCTGGGCGCCAGCAGTAGGTCCCGGCGTGTCTCTCGACAAGCGCGACAATGCGAATGGGGCCGCACAGGCAAGAACGCAAAAGACGACCGAGCCCTTCGCAAGGTACGAAAATCTGCGTGAAAAAGGGTTGTGGCTCAACATACCTGGCCCTGCCGACACGATTGATCAGGACAGGCACGGCATCAGATCCGCGCTGGCAGACGTCGGCATCGGTTATATCGGCTGGACACATAACATCTTTGCAAACAACCAGCTGCCGAATGCATCCAGAAGCAGTATCGCCAACCAGCTCTATATGGGCCAGAATCCGACGTTTGCTACGGCGAACTTCATGATCGTCACCTACGATCTCAGCCGGTTTGGCATCCCCGATGGCCAGATTGTCGTGGGAGCCGAGCAGCAATACTGGACGTGGAAGTCCCCGGGGCCAGATCGAGTGGGACTGAATACGCTCGCCTACTATCAAACTCTCTTCGACAGGAAACTCGAATTCAAACTAGGTTATCTCAGGAATCAAAATGAGTTCACCGGCACATTGTTCGGAGGGATCTCAGGATCAAACATGTTTGCCTTGTTCCAAGCAGGCATGAGCACCAACCCTGCACCCACGCCGGCGGTCAACCTGCAGTACAATCTTGATGATCGCTTGTACAACAAAGTCTCTGTGCAGCGCTCGATCAGTCCAGATGGTCCCTATGCGCAGATAGCCGAGAATCCCTCCGGCTTGAACTGGAGTACAGCCAACGCGGGCATTCTTTTCGTTGATGAACTTGGCTACAAGAGCAAGGCCGCTGCCGGCGTGCCCGACACGTGGCTGCGGGCGGGCGTCGGCTTCAACACCAGTCACTACAAGAACTTAGCGGATCCGGATCAGCAAAGGGAGAGTGGGAATAATTTTCATTACATCGCAGCGGACAAGCAACTCTCGCAGAGTGACGCTGAGGGGGCGCCATCTCGTGGCATCTATGGCGGATTTTCGGTCATGGGTGCTCCGCCTGACCTGAACAGGATCAGCCGGTATTACGAGCTTCGTCTTTATGCGAAGGGACCTTTTGATAGTCGGCCCGGTGATCTGATTGCTCTCGTTGCCACCAACACGGCCTGGAGCAAGTTTGCAGTGGATGCTGCCTTGGCCAAAGGGCAGCTTGCGCATCGCGATACCACAGCAATTACGGGAACATATACCGCGCATCTCGCTCCTGGGATATATGCAAGCGTCGGTTTGTCATACATTCATAACCCGGCAAGCGTCACACACACGCCCCAAACGGAACATGCCCTCAATCTGCTGGTGTCTACGTTGATATTCTTCTGA
- a CDS encoding LuxR family transcriptional regulator: MDLFSFTECANQTHSLRALFELLVSCATEEGFSEVAYGALNFVEPLRLAEYPPPTVAVKWPPDWCDRYFKRKYHTIDPVVRRTPMLSGPFLWDRLADHYQLQPDERRVLDEAREAGLKHGMSVPLFGPLGRVSVVSFASPSDDADPQDRIGHLNALAWNFHTAYGEIARPGNNGCEKKVALSQREITCMRWVAEGKSSWEIGKILQISENTVNFHIKNAMRKLGATSRIQAIVMAIRLNVL; encoded by the coding sequence ATGGATCTTTTCAGCTTTACTGAATGCGCGAACCAGACGCATTCGCTCAGAGCACTGTTCGAGCTTCTTGTAAGCTGTGCCACCGAGGAGGGGTTCAGTGAAGTTGCTTACGGCGCCCTCAACTTCGTCGAGCCACTTCGGCTGGCGGAGTATCCACCCCCGACTGTGGCTGTGAAGTGGCCGCCAGACTGGTGCGACCGATACTTCAAACGCAAGTACCATACCATTGATCCGGTGGTGCGGCGGACGCCCATGCTGTCGGGGCCGTTTTTGTGGGATCGACTCGCCGATCACTATCAACTTCAACCCGACGAGAGACGCGTACTGGATGAGGCCAGAGAGGCAGGCCTGAAGCATGGCATGAGCGTGCCGCTGTTTGGACCGTTGGGCCGCGTATCTGTGGTGTCGTTTGCATCTCCGTCCGACGATGCTGATCCTCAGGACCGCATCGGTCATCTCAACGCACTGGCGTGGAACTTTCACACCGCCTATGGCGAGATCGCACGCCCCGGCAATAACGGTTGTGAAAAGAAAGTGGCGCTATCGCAGCGCGAGATCACTTGCATGCGCTGGGTGGCAGAGGGAAAATCGTCATGGGAAATCGGGAAGATCCTGCAAATCAGCGAGAATACAGTCAATTTTCATATCAAGAATGCGATGCGAAAGCTGGGCGCGACCAGCCGAATCCAGGCGATCGTTATGGCGATTCGCCTTAACGTTCTTTGA
- a CDS encoding pectinesterase family protein, protein MRIIALSAAILTGCCCISAADAQMLFVSHADETAYHSVQAAIDALPAQGGDIQIAPGIYREKVKVVKSGVHLKATGKRPDDTVVVYGDGAINVGGTAHSATMDASGDDFRLDNLTIQNDYALNPANPASQAVALSVTGDRDVVTRVRLLGAQDTLFAGKGPNGRMSRQYFSDCYIEGHVDFIFGNAKAYFRHCELHGIANQAVVYTAQSKGTPDEDSAYVFDHCRLTADPAARYVALGRAWRSYAAVIFLATKMDAPVIAEGWREWTPGKTNTLTTAYYAEYKSSGIGSNSAGREPHSHQLSDSEAAKWSLRAFFGRATDWLSSAPSR, encoded by the coding sequence ATGCGAATTATCGCGCTGTCCGCTGCGATTTTGACCGGATGTTGCTGCATCTCGGCGGCTGATGCCCAGATGCTTTTTGTCTCGCATGCTGATGAGACGGCCTACCACTCCGTGCAGGCGGCCATCGATGCATTACCGGCGCAAGGCGGGGATATCCAGATCGCCCCTGGCATCTATCGCGAGAAGGTCAAAGTCGTCAAATCCGGTGTTCATCTCAAAGCTACCGGCAAGAGGCCGGATGATACGGTCGTTGTGTACGGCGACGGCGCAATCAATGTCGGCGGGACCGCTCATTCTGCGACGATGGATGCCTCGGGTGATGACTTCCGGCTCGACAATCTAACGATCCAAAACGACTACGCTCTCAACCCCGCCAATCCAGCTTCGCAGGCCGTGGCGCTGTCCGTTACCGGAGACAGGGACGTTGTCACCCGTGTCCGCCTGCTCGGCGCCCAGGACACGCTGTTCGCCGGTAAGGGGCCGAACGGCCGCATGTCGCGACAGTACTTCTCAGATTGCTACATCGAGGGGCATGTCGATTTCATATTTGGCAATGCCAAGGCCTATTTCCGGCACTGTGAGTTGCACGGCATCGCGAACCAGGCGGTCGTCTATACCGCGCAGAGCAAAGGCACGCCGGACGAGGACAGCGCTTATGTGTTCGATCATTGCAGGCTGACTGCCGACCCTGCCGCGCGTTATGTTGCGCTTGGGCGCGCTTGGCGCTCCTATGCCGCAGTGATCTTTCTGGCAACGAAGATGGATGCGCCGGTCATCGCCGAAGGGTGGCGCGAATGGACTCCCGGCAAGACCAATACGCTGACAACGGCCTACTATGCCGAATACAAATCCTCGGGCATCGGCTCCAATTCGGCGGGTCGCGAGCCTCACTCTCATCAACTGTCTGACAGCGAAGCCGCGAAATGGTCCCTGAGAGCATTCTTCGGTCGTGCCACAGATTGGTTGTCCAGCGCGCCATCAAGATAG
- a CDS encoding outer membrane beta-barrel protein produces the protein MKNLLILTASIGALSAAAPALGADFAVQPVNVKAPPVPVAAPINDWTGYYIGINGGWGSSHNCWDFNGVTPEGCHNSTGGTIGGQIGYRWQIFKTVYGIEGQGNWADFSGSNVSTAFPGSTVGTKTDAFGLLTGHIGYAFDPVLLYAKGGAAVISNTYHINSVATGAEIARNNDVRWGGALGAGVEVSLTPNWSAGVEYDHLFIQGSNVTFPTAVGADRVHQDVDLITARLNYKFSPVFAK, from the coding sequence ATGAAGAATTTGCTGATTCTGACTGCAAGCATCGGCGCACTCAGTGCGGCCGCTCCCGCACTTGGTGCGGACTTCGCCGTGCAGCCCGTCAACGTCAAGGCGCCTCCGGTGCCGGTCGCAGCCCCAATCAACGACTGGACCGGCTACTATATCGGTATCAATGGCGGCTGGGGATCGAGCCATAATTGCTGGGACTTCAATGGCGTCACTCCCGAGGGCTGCCATAATTCAACTGGCGGCACCATCGGCGGCCAGATTGGCTATCGTTGGCAGATCTTCAAGACGGTCTACGGCATCGAAGGTCAGGGCAACTGGGCCGACTTCAGCGGCTCCAATGTCAGCACCGCCTTCCCAGGAAGCACGGTGGGCACCAAGACAGATGCGTTCGGCTTGCTGACCGGCCACATTGGCTACGCGTTCGACCCCGTGCTGCTTTACGCGAAGGGCGGTGCTGCGGTGATCAGCAACACCTATCACATCAACTCAGTGGCGACTGGGGCCGAGATTGCCAGAAACAACGATGTGCGTTGGGGCGGCGCGCTCGGCGCCGGCGTCGAAGTCAGCCTCACGCCGAACTGGTCAGCTGGCGTCGAGTATGACCACTTGTTCATCCAGGGCAGCAACGTAACCTTCCCAACGGCCGTTGGCGCCGACCGCGTCCACCAGGACGTCGATCTCATCACGGCAAGGCTCAATTACAAGTTCAGCCCGGTGTTTGCCAAATAA
- a CDS encoding glycosyl hydrolase family 28 protein, which yields MTKRFREWVLLSIVASMAVCPAAKAQDRRVVAEPVAPHTVCDRPAPSGTNDTARLQDAIDHCPGGTAVYLGRGEFRSGPLEMKSGVTLWIGRGATLFAMPEPALYDRGRGQCGRIAGKGDGCRPFIRFSKTRGGGIYGDGIIDGRGGAPIAGSTETWWQLARRAQGEGGNQNAPRLIQIDHAQDITFHGVTLRNAPNFHVAMNRVEGATFWGLTIDAPADARNTDGIDPGASQDVTITHSFIRTGDDNVAIKAGDNGPTRHISIVDNYFGWGHGMSIGSEVNSGASDILVRDLALDGTTSGLRIKSDVSRGGLVERVTYENVCLRGNRWPIAFDTKYDPRAQGTRIPVYRQIALRHVRGDNGALLMRGADERHALDVTLEDVRFSDAATWQLENANVTANHSDVSPPLPGRAGEQLSGGWKGCAKAFHNW from the coding sequence ATGACAAAGCGTTTTCGCGAATGGGTTTTGTTGTCCATCGTTGCCTCCATGGCCGTTTGTCCCGCCGCCAAAGCGCAAGACCGCCGCGTTGTCGCCGAACCTGTGGCACCCCATACGGTCTGCGACCGCCCCGCGCCGTCTGGCACGAACGATACGGCCAGGCTGCAAGACGCCATCGACCATTGCCCCGGCGGCACTGCGGTCTATCTAGGGCGTGGTGAGTTCCGGTCGGGTCCACTGGAGATGAAGTCAGGCGTGACGTTATGGATTGGACGCGGCGCCACGCTGTTCGCCATGCCTGAACCAGCTCTTTATGACAGGGGCCGGGGACAGTGTGGTCGCATCGCCGGCAAAGGCGACGGTTGCCGGCCGTTCATCCGCTTTTCCAAAACACGCGGCGGCGGCATCTATGGCGACGGCATCATCGATGGCCGGGGTGGCGCACCCATCGCCGGCAGCACCGAGACTTGGTGGCAGCTGGCCCGCCGCGCGCAAGGTGAGGGCGGCAACCAGAACGCCCCGCGTTTGATCCAGATCGACCATGCGCAGGACATCACGTTCCATGGGGTTACGTTGCGCAATGCGCCCAATTTCCACGTGGCGATGAACCGGGTCGAGGGTGCCACGTTCTGGGGCCTCACGATCGATGCACCGGCCGACGCCCGCAACACCGACGGCATCGACCCTGGCGCCAGCCAGGATGTGACCATCACCCACAGCTTTATCCGCACCGGAGACGATAATGTGGCCATCAAAGCCGGCGACAATGGCCCAACCCGGCATATCTCCATCGTCGATAATTATTTCGGCTGGGGACACGGGATGTCGATCGGCAGCGAAGTGAACTCGGGTGCCAGCGACATCCTGGTTCGCGACCTGGCCCTGGACGGCACGACGTCTGGCCTGCGCATCAAGAGCGATGTCAGTCGAGGTGGCCTCGTGGAGCGAGTGACGTATGAGAACGTGTGTCTGCGGGGCAACCGATGGCCGATCGCCTTTGATACAAAATACGATCCACGCGCACAAGGCACGAGAATTCCAGTCTATCGCCAGATCGCTCTGCGCCATGTGCGTGGCGATAACGGCGCGCTGCTGATGCGGGGTGCAGATGAGAGGCATGCCCTTGACGTGACGCTGGAGGATGTTCGATTTTCCGATGCAGCGACTTGGCAGTTGGAAAATGCAAACGTGACCGCGAATCATTCTGACGTGTCACCGCCGCTGCCCGGGCGGGCTGGAGAACAGCTGTCAGGCGGATGGAAAGGATGTGCAAAGGCCTTCCACAATTGGTGA
- a CDS encoding prolyl oligopeptidase family serine peptidase yields the protein MVKASASRRSPAGKPTILAPDDDPYLWLEQVEGARALKFVERQNGKTLQVFGGAAFERDRDALASIYDREDNIPYISRRGGYLYNLWKDADNPRGLWRRTTLDEFRTPNPSWEVLLDVDQLAVSEGEDWLLNATVSLAGNHSRTILSLSRGGADAATLREFDYDAKTFVRDGFILPEAKSDVEWLDSDTLVMTSSHGQGMATTCGYARTVRLWRRGTRTDRAPVIFEVPADHVIALCGVDHTVVPARMWFVDQLDTFNSLWWVGDEKGATTKLDLPGDIRLQAHGDWLAIGPRKSWSVAGRTYAADQVIVISLADFLAGDRKFEVLFEPGLRRCLQEFFWTAGKLVLCILDELRPSFEIYTPSDHGWRRTQLHGLPDIGVVDVGPIDSEPSESNGDLLVISQDPLAPASLMLVENGIGSPAVLKRAPMTFTPDGLVVTQHEAISIDGERIAYVQTGPAGESGDAPVHMSGYGGFGISMRPHYDPALGKLWLERGGTTVQANLRGGGEFGTRWHDAGRLAGKKLSHDDFAAVAADLVRRGVTKPKRIAAQGGSNGGILITNMLTRYPERFGALFCTIPLIDMRRYSKLLAGASWIEEYGDPDKRADWEWLKTYSAYHAAKSGQKYPPILIATTRRDDLVHPGHARKMAAKLQAMGYEAYFYELAADGHGYGRDSKEHAGFEVLGFRFLKSKIGWSDGEA from the coding sequence GTGGTCAAAGCCAGCGCGTCGAGAAGATCACCGGCTGGAAAGCCGACCATCCTCGCTCCTGATGATGATCCCTATCTGTGGTTGGAACAGGTAGAGGGCGCGCGGGCGCTGAAATTTGTCGAGCGGCAGAATGGCAAGACGCTGCAGGTGTTTGGCGGAGCGGCATTCGAGCGGGATCGGGACGCGCTGGCCTCGATTTACGATCGAGAGGACAACATCCCCTACATCAGCCGACGCGGCGGTTATCTCTACAATCTTTGGAAGGACGCCGACAATCCACGCGGCCTGTGGCGACGAACTACACTGGATGAATTTCGCACCCCGAACCCGTCATGGGAAGTTTTGCTCGACGTCGATCAGCTCGCGGTCAGCGAAGGCGAAGACTGGCTTCTGAACGCGACGGTCTCGCTGGCCGGGAATCATAGCAGGACGATTTTGAGCCTATCGCGCGGCGGCGCTGATGCCGCCACCTTGCGTGAGTTCGATTACGATGCGAAGACCTTTGTGCGCGATGGCTTCATCTTACCGGAAGCGAAGAGCGACGTTGAATGGCTCGATTCGGATACGCTGGTGATGACGAGCTCTCATGGGCAGGGCATGGCGACCACTTGCGGCTATGCGCGCACGGTACGGCTGTGGCGGCGCGGCACACGGACCGATCGAGCTCCGGTGATCTTTGAGGTTCCAGCCGATCATGTCATAGCCCTTTGCGGTGTCGACCACACCGTCGTCCCCGCACGGATGTGGTTCGTCGATCAGCTGGACACATTCAACTCCTTGTGGTGGGTTGGCGATGAAAAGGGCGCCACGACGAAGCTCGATCTTCCAGGCGACATCCGCCTGCAAGCCCATGGCGACTGGCTTGCGATCGGGCCGCGCAAATCCTGGTCTGTGGCGGGGCGGACCTATGCCGCGGATCAGGTGATCGTTATTTCGTTGGCAGATTTCCTAGCAGGCGACCGCAAGTTCGAGGTTTTGTTTGAACCGGGCTTGCGCCGCTGCCTGCAAGAGTTCTTCTGGACCGCCGGCAAGCTTGTGCTTTGCATTCTCGACGAGCTACGGCCCTCCTTCGAGATCTACACGCCCTCTGATCATGGGTGGCGCCGCACGCAACTGCACGGGCTTCCCGATATCGGGGTTGTCGACGTCGGGCCCATCGACAGCGAACCGTCCGAAAGCAATGGCGACCTGCTCGTCATCAGCCAGGATCCGCTCGCGCCAGCTTCGCTGATGCTGGTCGAGAATGGCATCGGCAGTCCGGCCGTGCTCAAGCGGGCGCCAATGACCTTTACCCCGGATGGGCTTGTGGTCACTCAACACGAGGCCATTTCGATCGATGGCGAGCGCATTGCCTATGTCCAAACCGGTCCGGCCGGCGAGAGCGGCGATGCGCCGGTCCATATGAGCGGCTATGGCGGCTTTGGGATTTCGATGAGGCCACACTACGACCCAGCGCTTGGCAAGCTTTGGCTGGAGCGGGGTGGCACCACGGTTCAGGCGAATTTACGGGGCGGCGGTGAATTCGGCACGCGCTGGCACGATGCCGGCCGGCTCGCCGGCAAGAAATTGTCGCATGACGACTTCGCGGCCGTCGCGGCCGATCTCGTGCGTCGCGGCGTGACGAAGCCGAAGCGGATCGCGGCCCAAGGCGGATCGAACGGCGGCATCCTCATCACCAATATGCTGACGCGCTATCCGGAACGCTTCGGCGCGCTGTTTTGTACGATCCCGCTGATCGACATGCGCCGCTATAGTAAGCTTCTGGCAGGAGCTAGCTGGATCGAAGAATATGGCGACCCCGACAAGCGCGCGGATTGGGAATGGCTCAAGACCTATTCGGCGTATCACGCCGCCAAAAGCGGACAAAAATATCCGCCGATCCTGATCGCCACTACGCGGCGAGACGATCTTGTTCATCCTGGACATGCGCGCAAGATGGCAGCGAAGCTCCAGGCGATGGGTTATGAAGCCTATTTCTACGAGCTGGCTGCGGACGGACATGGCTATGGCCGAGACAGCAAAGAACACGCCGGCTTCGAGGTCCTGGGCTTTCGATTCTTGAAGAGCAAGATCGGCTGGTCAGATGGCGAGGCTTAG
- the hemN gene encoding oxygen-independent coproporphyrinogen III oxidase, giving the protein MQTSLLNKYCDARLPWYTIYPTVPDFSGSVGAEACKTWLRRLPPDDPVSLYLHVPFCRSICWYCGFPTSLTRSERPIRDFLAVLREEIRLVAEQVPRALPVSDVHFGGGTPTTIAPADFLALMELLRGCFAFSKSATVAIEIDPRAFTVEMAETLGAAGASRASIGVQSFDPLVQRAVNRLQSEAQTASAVETLRQHGISRINLDLLFGLPHQTVQSCVDSARTALAMRPDRLAVFGYAHVPSYMKRQRQIDEAALPDNVARAEQAAAVADTLVSAGYRQIGLDHFALPDDELALAQTAGQLRRNSLGYTADTCKTVIGFGPSAIGRLRDGYVQNEIATASYSQHIGAGRLAISKGYCLTAEDRLRAAIIERLMCDLQADLPAICAAHGFDPIAVLDSADRLGMLAEDGIVDIEAGLIRVRQQHRFVTRAVAAAFDAHIDRAPY; this is encoded by the coding sequence TTGCAGACCTCACTCCTGAACAAATATTGCGATGCTCGTCTGCCTTGGTACACCATCTACCCAACCGTGCCTGATTTCTCTGGGAGCGTCGGCGCCGAGGCTTGCAAGACATGGTTGAGGCGGCTGCCGCCCGACGACCCCGTATCTCTCTATCTCCATGTTCCGTTCTGCCGGTCGATCTGCTGGTATTGCGGCTTTCCCACGAGCCTCACTCGCAGCGAGCGGCCGATTCGTGATTTTCTGGCGGTGCTGCGGGAGGAGATTCGATTGGTCGCAGAGCAAGTGCCACGCGCTTTGCCCGTGAGCGACGTGCATTTTGGCGGCGGAACGCCGACCACCATCGCGCCGGCCGATTTCCTGGCCCTTATGGAACTCCTGCGCGGCTGCTTCGCGTTCAGTAAATCGGCTACCGTCGCCATCGAGATCGACCCGCGCGCGTTCACAGTGGAGATGGCCGAAACCTTAGGCGCAGCCGGCGCCAGCCGCGCGAGCATCGGCGTGCAAAGCTTTGATCCCCTGGTTCAAAGGGCGGTCAACCGCCTCCAAAGCGAGGCACAAACGGCTTCTGCCGTCGAAACTCTTCGCCAGCATGGAATAAGCCGCATCAACCTCGACCTCCTCTTCGGGCTGCCACATCAGACAGTGCAGTCCTGCGTGGACTCCGCGAGGACGGCCTTGGCCATGCGGCCCGACCGGCTTGCGGTTTTCGGCTACGCCCACGTTCCCTCCTATATGAAACGTCAGCGCCAGATCGACGAGGCGGCGCTGCCGGACAATGTTGCCCGCGCCGAGCAGGCCGCGGCCGTGGCCGATACGCTGGTCTCCGCCGGCTACCGCCAAATCGGGCTCGACCATTTCGCCTTGCCGGACGACGAGCTCGCGCTGGCGCAGACAGCCGGTCAGCTGCGCCGCAACTCCTTGGGTTATACGGCCGATACCTGTAAAACCGTGATCGGCTTCGGTCCGTCAGCCATCGGCCGTCTCCGTGACGGATACGTCCAGAACGAGATCGCAACCGCTTCCTATAGCCAACACATTGGAGCTGGTCGTCTGGCAATCTCAAAAGGCTACTGTCTCACCGCCGAAGATCGCCTCCGGGCAGCAATCATCGAGCGTCTGATGTGCGACTTGCAGGCCGACTTACCGGCAATCTGTGCTGCCCACGGATTTGATCCGATTGCTGTTCTCGATTCCGCTGACCGCTTGGGAATGCTCGCGGAAGACGGGATAGTGGACATTGAAGCGGGTCTCATCCGTGTCAGGCAGCAGCACCGTTTTGTCACTCGCGCTGTTGCTGCCGCGTTCGACGCTCATATCGACCGCGCCCCCTATTGA